The following are encoded together in the Kribbella voronezhensis genome:
- a CDS encoding DUF1905 domain-containing protein codes for MDVQFTGEVWYWRGPAPWYFVTVPDDESGQLEATSTAVSYGWGMIPVTAHIGDTTWTTSLFPKDGAYVVPLKSWVRKAELIDEGDELTIRLTVDV; via the coding sequence ATGGATGTGCAGTTCACCGGCGAGGTCTGGTACTGGCGAGGGCCCGCACCCTGGTACTTCGTCACCGTGCCCGACGACGAATCCGGCCAACTGGAAGCAACCTCGACCGCCGTCAGCTACGGCTGGGGAATGATCCCCGTCACCGCCCACATCGGCGACACCACCTGGACCACCTCCCTCTTCCCCAAAGACGGCGCCTACGTGGTCCCCCTCAAATCCTGGGTCCGAAAAGCCGAACTGATCGACGAGGGCGACGAACTGACCATCCGCCTGACCGTCGATGTCTGA
- a CDS encoding DUF1570 domain-containing protein has product MTPSTRNVELTAAAMGGTTLDQVRPSETGDVNPRLGAAVDAILARRGIAVKTGNVNMFLADVAPELRDEQRVLFQNLRAIGMAVTYRRAEPWIDRPALHRFGLATGTFRVSMRYQILGSRLTQAATDVGYTYTVRENRLWLVADDHLDDAIGSGRQPWDYGHIAVVKRKNILVIANQGEQVLAQNLATQTVQTAKAVRKLWKGHLQVVPLVIAMREPDVLTELPPMIPGDEPARIQPMPSPAANSQPVGGYVVIRPNALRSFDSVKETHALIHLLAVRLGDCTPRWLAEGIAQYAENVQLVAAGRGAEVAQARTEIDRRVLGDLTRLPADDQFSATDSYDISWIAVEHLIKQIGLRPVVEYYAQVARRGYNQFARERLMKEYTGFTEATLVESLRSLTG; this is encoded by the coding sequence GTGACCCCCTCGACTCGGAACGTCGAGCTGACCGCTGCCGCGATGGGCGGTACGACGCTGGACCAGGTTCGCCCCAGTGAGACCGGTGACGTCAATCCCCGGCTCGGGGCGGCGGTGGACGCGATCCTGGCGCGGCGTGGGATCGCGGTGAAGACCGGGAATGTGAACATGTTCCTCGCCGACGTCGCGCCTGAGTTGCGGGACGAGCAGCGGGTGTTGTTCCAGAATCTGCGCGCGATCGGCATGGCGGTCACGTACCGGCGCGCCGAGCCATGGATCGATCGGCCGGCATTGCACCGGTTCGGCCTCGCCACCGGTACCTTCCGGGTCAGCATGCGGTACCAGATCCTCGGCTCCCGGCTCACCCAGGCCGCGACCGACGTCGGGTACACCTACACCGTCCGCGAGAACCGCCTCTGGCTGGTCGCGGACGACCACCTGGACGACGCGATCGGCTCCGGCCGGCAGCCCTGGGACTACGGCCACATCGCGGTGGTCAAGCGGAAGAACATCCTGGTGATCGCCAACCAGGGCGAGCAGGTGCTCGCGCAGAATCTGGCCACCCAGACGGTCCAGACGGCCAAGGCGGTCCGCAAGCTGTGGAAGGGCCATCTCCAGGTCGTCCCGCTCGTGATCGCGATGCGCGAACCGGACGTGCTGACCGAGCTGCCCCCGATGATCCCCGGCGACGAGCCGGCCCGCATCCAGCCGATGCCGAGCCCCGCGGCCAACTCGCAGCCCGTCGGTGGCTACGTGGTGATCCGCCCGAACGCACTGCGGTCGTTCGACTCGGTCAAGGAGACGCACGCACTGATCCACCTGCTCGCCGTACGGCTCGGGGACTGTACGCCGCGCTGGCTGGCCGAGGGCATCGCGCAGTACGCCGAGAACGTGCAACTCGTTGCGGCGGGACGCGGCGCTGAGGTCGCCCAGGCGCGGACCGAGATCGACCGGCGTGTGCTCGGCGATCTGACCCGGCTGCCCGCGGACGACCAGTTCTCGGCTACGGACAGTTACGACATCAGCTGGATCGCGGTCGAGCACCTGATCAAGCAGATCGGCCTGCGACCGGTCGTCGAGTACTACGCGCAGGTGGCCCGCCGCGGTTACAACCAGTTCGCCCGCGAGCGGTTGATGAAGGAGTACACCGGCTTCACCGAGGCGACCCTGGTGGAGTCACTGCGAAGTCTCACCGGCTGA
- the glmU gene encoding bifunctional UDP-N-acetylglucosamine diphosphorylase/glucosamine-1-phosphate N-acetyltransferase GlmU — MTSHRPAVVIVMAAGQGTRMKSATPKVLHEIGGRSLVGHAVVTARALAPEHLVVVVGTGREQVEAHLAAIDPDVRTAVQEQQLGTGDAVRAGLTVVPEGFEGEVIVTSGDVPLLQTDTLQQLVAEHDKNANAITVLTARVPDPTGYGRIIPAEDGSVAGIVEHKDATAEQRRIDEINAGIYVFDAATLRDGLSRISTDNAQGELYLTDVLAIAKSDGKRVGAFVTEDAMQTEGVNDRVQLATLRAELNRRTLDTLMRSGVTIVDPNTTWVDSTVTLDQDVTLLPNTQLHGATTVATGATIGPDTTLTDVQVGENASIIRTHGSGAVIGEGASVGPFAYLRPGTTLGVKGKIGTFVETKNAAIADGAKVPHLTYAGDATIGEGANIGAGTIFANYDGINKFHSTVGRYSFVGSNSVLVAPASIADGAYVAAGSAVTEPIGPGEIAVARGKQRNIRGWVARKRAGTKTAKAAEEAQEAAQQGELSDTGEKAEREARP; from the coding sequence GTGACTTCCCATCGTCCTGCGGTGGTCATCGTGATGGCCGCCGGTCAGGGGACCCGGATGAAATCCGCGACCCCGAAGGTGCTGCACGAGATCGGCGGGCGCAGTCTCGTCGGGCACGCGGTGGTTACCGCCCGTGCACTCGCCCCGGAGCATCTCGTCGTAGTGGTCGGTACCGGGCGGGAGCAGGTCGAGGCCCACCTGGCCGCGATCGACCCCGACGTACGGACCGCCGTTCAGGAGCAACAGCTCGGCACCGGCGACGCCGTCCGCGCAGGGCTGACCGTCGTACCGGAGGGCTTCGAGGGCGAGGTCATCGTCACCTCCGGCGATGTGCCGCTGCTGCAGACGGACACCTTGCAGCAGTTGGTCGCCGAGCACGACAAGAACGCGAACGCGATCACCGTGCTGACTGCCCGGGTTCCGGACCCGACCGGCTACGGCCGGATCATCCCGGCCGAGGACGGCAGCGTCGCCGGGATCGTCGAGCACAAGGACGCCACCGCCGAGCAGCGCCGGATCGACGAGATCAACGCCGGGATCTATGTCTTCGACGCGGCAACCCTGCGCGACGGACTGAGCCGGATCAGCACGGACAACGCGCAGGGCGAGCTGTACCTGACCGACGTGCTCGCGATCGCGAAGAGCGACGGCAAGCGGGTCGGTGCGTTCGTCACCGAGGACGCGATGCAGACCGAGGGCGTGAACGACCGGGTCCAGCTGGCCACCCTCCGCGCCGAACTGAACCGCCGCACGCTCGACACCCTGATGCGTTCCGGCGTCACGATCGTCGATCCGAACACCACCTGGGTCGACAGCACGGTCACGCTCGACCAGGACGTCACCCTGCTCCCGAACACCCAGTTGCACGGCGCGACGACGGTCGCCACCGGCGCCACGATCGGCCCAGACACCACGCTGACCGACGTACAGGTCGGCGAGAACGCCTCGATCATCCGCACCCACGGGTCCGGCGCGGTCATCGGCGAAGGCGCCTCCGTCGGGCCGTTCGCCTACCTGCGGCCCGGTACGACGCTGGGCGTCAAGGGCAAGATCGGCACCTTCGTCGAGACCAAGAACGCGGCGATCGCCGACGGCGCCAAGGTGCCGCACCTGACCTACGCCGGGGACGCGACGATCGGGGAGGGCGCCAACATCGGCGCCGGCACGATCTTCGCCAACTACGACGGCATCAACAAGTTCCACAGCACCGTCGGGCGGTACTCGTTCGTCGGCAGCAACTCGGTGCTGGTCGCACCCGCGTCGATCGCCGACGGCGCGTACGTCGCGGCCGGGTCCGCGGTGACCGAGCCGATCGGGCCGGGCGAGATCGCGGTGGCCCGGGGCAAGCAGCGCAACATCCGCGGCTGGGTGGCTCGCAAGCGGGCCGGCACCAAGACCGCGAAGGCCGCCGAAGAAGCACAAGAAGCGGCGCAACAGGGCGAGCTGAGCGACACTGGCGAGAAGGCCGAACGGGAGGCGCGACCATGA
- a CDS encoding ribose-phosphate diphosphokinase — translation MSGMKRTTEKNLMVFSGRAHPGLAEEVAEQLGAGLVPTSAYDFANGEIYVRFEESVRGSDAFVIQSHTSPINEWIMEQLIMVDALKRASAKRITVVLPFYGYARQDKKHRGREPISARLMADLFKTAGANRLICVDLHTSQIQGFFDGPVDHLMALPILTDYVREKYGDQQLAVVSPDAGRIKVAEQWSARLNNAPLAFIHKTRDIDRPNETVANRVVGEVKGRVCILVDDMIDTGGTITKAADALMADGAAGVVIAATHAILSGPAVDRLKNCQASEVIVTNTLPIAEERKFDKLTELSIAPLISRAIREVFEDGSVTSLFEGRA, via the coding sequence ATGAGCGGCATGAAGCGGACCACCGAGAAGAACCTGATGGTGTTCTCCGGACGGGCCCACCCGGGCCTGGCCGAGGAGGTGGCCGAACAGCTCGGTGCCGGGCTGGTGCCGACCTCGGCGTACGACTTCGCCAACGGCGAGATCTACGTCCGGTTCGAGGAGTCGGTGCGCGGGTCCGACGCGTTCGTGATCCAGAGCCACACCTCGCCGATCAACGAGTGGATCATGGAGCAGCTGATCATGGTCGACGCGCTGAAGCGGGCGTCGGCCAAGCGGATCACCGTGGTGCTGCCGTTCTACGGGTATGCCCGGCAGGACAAGAAGCACCGCGGCCGGGAGCCGATCTCGGCCCGGCTGATGGCGGACCTGTTCAAGACCGCCGGCGCGAACCGGCTGATCTGCGTCGACCTGCACACCTCGCAGATCCAGGGCTTCTTCGACGGCCCGGTGGACCACCTGATGGCGCTGCCGATCCTGACCGACTACGTGCGGGAGAAGTACGGCGACCAGCAGCTGGCCGTGGTCTCGCCGGACGCCGGCCGGATCAAGGTCGCCGAGCAGTGGTCGGCCCGGCTGAACAACGCGCCGCTGGCCTTCATCCACAAGACCCGCGACATCGACCGGCCGAACGAGACCGTCGCCAACCGGGTCGTCGGTGAGGTCAAGGGCCGGGTCTGCATCCTGGTCGACGACATGATCGACACCGGCGGCACGATCACCAAGGCCGCCGACGCGCTGATGGCCGACGGCGCCGCGGGTGTGGTGATCGCCGCGACGCACGCCATCTTGTCCGGTCCGGCGGTCGACCGGTTGAAGAACTGCCAGGCCAGCGAGGTGATCGTCACCAACACGCTGCCGATCGCCGAGGAGCGCAAGTTCGACAAGCTGACCGAGCTGTCGATCGCCCCGCTGATCAGCCGGGCGATCCGCGAGGTCTTCGAGGACGGCTCGGTCACCAGCCTGTTCGAGGGCCGCGCCTGA
- a CDS encoding DUF1932 domain-containing protein, which yields MRIAVFHPGAMGSQLAAQLVVAGHEVHWVPEGRSTGSVERAEAAGLIGTPFAEAVGSAEVVLCSCAPQGAVDVARQVGAAGFDGLYVEANPLSPKSLAAAQEALPAATFVDAGVVGPPPKGGPLPTHLMLSGTAAARVAELWAGTAVTPMVVGDEPGAASAAKSAYAFYNKGKAALAVLAFELAAKHGVTEALVAQAIRADAGSLKDPGLPEALTRVAWRWGPEFDELAETLDEAGLEGDAARALRQVWTRLSQ from the coding sequence ATGCGGATCGCCGTCTTTCACCCCGGGGCCATGGGGTCACAGCTCGCCGCGCAACTGGTGGTGGCGGGGCACGAGGTGCACTGGGTCCCCGAAGGGCGCAGTACGGGGTCGGTGGAGCGGGCCGAGGCGGCGGGATTGATCGGTACGCCGTTCGCCGAGGCAGTCGGATCGGCCGAGGTCGTGCTGTGCTCGTGTGCGCCGCAGGGAGCCGTCGACGTTGCACGCCAGGTCGGTGCTGCGGGGTTCGACGGCCTGTACGTCGAAGCGAACCCGCTCTCGCCGAAATCACTCGCGGCTGCTCAGGAAGCGCTGCCGGCCGCGACCTTCGTCGACGCCGGCGTCGTCGGACCGCCGCCGAAGGGTGGTCCCTTGCCGACGCACCTGATGCTGTCCGGTACTGCGGCCGCGCGGGTCGCCGAGTTGTGGGCCGGTACCGCGGTGACGCCGATGGTCGTCGGTGATGAACCAGGCGCGGCGAGCGCGGCCAAGTCGGCCTACGCGTTCTACAACAAGGGCAAGGCGGCGCTGGCCGTGCTGGCGTTCGAATTGGCGGCGAAGCACGGGGTGACGGAAGCCCTGGTGGCGCAGGCGATCCGGGCCGATGCGGGGTCGCTCAAGGATCCTGGGCTGCCGGAAGCGCTCACCCGCGTTGCCTGGCGCTGGGGGCCGGAGTTCGACGAGTTGGCCGAGACGCTTGATGAGGCTGGGCTCGAAGGCGACGCGGCTCGTGCTCTGCGGCAGGTGTGGACTCGTCTGAGTCAGTAG
- a CDS encoding 50S ribosomal protein L25/general stress protein Ctc, whose translation MAEVKIQAESRTEFGKGAARRIRRDNKVPAVLYGHGTDPVHITLPGHDTMLALKTANALLLIEVEGSESLLALPKQVQRDPLKGHIEHVDLVIVKRGEKVQVEIAVHIEGEAVSDTLVVLEHPSILVEAEATHIPDGVTVSVEGLDAGAQIHASDLKLPAGTTLAVEPDTLVVNVTAAQTAEQLDAELSEAEAEAGIEKDEPEAAEEPVAAAAE comes from the coding sequence GTGGCCGAGGTCAAGATCCAAGCCGAGTCGCGCACGGAGTTCGGCAAGGGTGCTGCCCGCCGAATCCGCCGGGACAACAAGGTGCCCGCCGTTCTCTACGGCCACGGCACGGACCCGGTGCACATCACGTTGCCCGGTCACGACACCATGCTGGCGCTGAAGACCGCCAACGCGCTGCTGCTGATCGAGGTCGAGGGCAGCGAGTCCCTGCTGGCGCTGCCGAAGCAGGTCCAGCGTGACCCGCTGAAGGGCCACATCGAGCACGTCGACCTGGTCATCGTGAAGCGTGGCGAGAAGGTCCAGGTCGAGATCGCCGTCCACATCGAGGGCGAGGCGGTCAGCGACACCCTGGTCGTGCTCGAGCACCCGAGCATCCTGGTCGAGGCCGAGGCGACCCACATCCCCGACGGCGTCACCGTGTCCGTCGAGGGCCTGGACGCCGGCGCCCAGATCCACGCGTCCGACCTGAAGCTGCCGGCCGGTACGACGCTGGCCGTCGAGCCGGACACCCTGGTCGTCAACGTGACCGCGGCCCAGACCGCCGAGCAGCTCGACGCCGAGCTGTCCGAGGCCGAGGCCGAGGCCGGCATCGAGAAGGACGAGCCGGAGGCCGCCGAAGAGCCGGTCGCCGCCGCGGCCGAGTAG
- the pth gene encoding aminoacyl-tRNA hydrolase, translating to MADDVWLVVGLGNPGPSYARTRHNVGHLVADELAARVGGGWKQHKQAKAEVVEGRISGIRAILAKPRSYMNESGGPVSGLLKFFKVEPATLVVIHDELDIDFGVLRAKFGGGDNGHNGLKSLRKSLGTGDYYRLRFGVGRPPGRQSPADFVLDEFSSAERKDLPFAVDRSADAVESLLTDGLEVTQAKYNS from the coding sequence GTGGCGGACGACGTGTGGTTGGTCGTCGGGCTGGGGAATCCCGGCCCTTCCTATGCCCGGACCCGGCACAACGTCGGCCACCTGGTCGCCGACGAGCTGGCCGCCCGGGTCGGTGGCGGCTGGAAGCAGCACAAGCAGGCCAAGGCCGAGGTGGTGGAGGGCAGGATCAGCGGGATCCGCGCGATCCTGGCCAAACCCCGGTCGTACATGAACGAGTCGGGCGGTCCGGTGTCGGGGCTGCTGAAGTTCTTCAAGGTGGAGCCGGCCACGCTGGTCGTGATCCACGACGAGCTCGACATCGACTTCGGCGTGCTGCGGGCCAAGTTCGGCGGTGGCGACAACGGCCACAACGGGCTCAAGTCGCTGCGGAAATCGCTTGGCACCGGTGACTACTATCGGTTGCGGTTCGGTGTGGGCCGTCCACCGGGCCGGCAGAGCCCGGCGGACTTCGTGCTCGACGAGTTCTCCTCGGCCGAGCGCAAGGACCTGCCGTTCGCGGTGGATCGGAGCGCCGACGCGGTCGAGTCCCTCCTCACCGACGGACTAGAAGTCACCCAAGCCAAGTACAACTCGTGA
- the mfd gene encoding transcription-repair coupling factor gives MKLAGLVDTLITDPVVAEAVRDARTEGVTTLDLSAPGSIRPVLMAALAAHQGADRPVLAVTATFREAEELTEALQCMVEPGSVAYYPAWETLPHERLSPRSDTVGRRLAVLRRLAHPDPSDETTGPIKILVAPVRSVLQPQVAGLADLRPVQLHVGDSVDLEDVVERLSAAAYNRVDLVERRGEFAVRGGIIDVFPPTEEHPLRVDFFGDDVEEIRYFAVADQRSLEIAQHGLWAPPCRELLLTDEVRSRAAVLAKEHPELSELFEKLAEGHAVEGMESLAPVLVDEMELLVDLMPEGTHVVVSDPERVRARAHDLVATSQEFLEASWAAAAGGGEAPIDLGAAAYMSLADVRSHALSKGLAWWSMSPFAAAPDDSLSSELRDSMGERISIDIDTDAGAVRSRQIAAHEVDPYRGETAAAVEDVRTWLRDGWRVVCVTEGHGPAQRLAEVFSEAELPARTVESIDGMPEPGVVLISQGALDKGFIAEGIKFAVLTENDLAGQRSAAERRSQQRMPSRRKKAVDPLELAPGDYVVHEQHGVGRYVEMMQRTVGTGAQKATREYIVIEFAPSKRGQPGDRLYVPTDQLDQVTRYVGGEQPSLDKMGGGDWAKRKGRARKAVRQIAGELIKLYAARQATKGHAFAKDTPWQRELEDAFPFVETPDQLATIDDVKRDMERVTPMDRIVCGDVGYGKTEIAVRAAFKAVQDGKQVAVLVPTTLLVQQHYATFAERYAAFPVNVAPLSRFQTDKEAKATIDGLADGSVDVVIGTHRLFSGEVAFKDLGLVVVDEEQRFGVEHKEQLKQLRTAVDVLTMSATPIPRTLEMSITGIREMSTIATPPEERHPVLTFVGAYEEGQVTAAIRRELLREGQVFFVHNRVNTIEKAAARIRQLVPEARVAVAHGQMPEHQLEQVIQGFWEKQADVIVCTTIVESGIDISNANTLIVERSDLLGLSQLHQLRGRVGRGRERAYAYFFFPAEKPLTETAHDRLATIAQHADLGAGMQVAMKDLEIRGAGNLLGGEQSGHIADVGFDLYVRLVGEAVAEYRGDSSDDETAAEVKIELPIDAHLPHDYVPSQRLRLEMYQRLAAVRDADGIAELVEELHDRYGDIPQPVLNLIEVAKFRNHARTAGLQDVTLQGNLIRFGPVDLPDSKVLRLNRLYPKSLVKPQLRTILVPRPATRPVAGQPLRDQELLQWCTRLIDDVIAEPVGAPA, from the coding sequence GTGAAACTGGCCGGTCTGGTCGACACCCTGATCACCGATCCGGTGGTGGCCGAGGCCGTTCGCGACGCCCGGACCGAAGGCGTCACGACACTCGACCTGAGCGCCCCCGGATCGATCCGCCCTGTCCTGATGGCGGCGCTGGCCGCCCACCAGGGCGCGGACCGGCCGGTGCTGGCGGTCACCGCCACGTTCCGCGAGGCCGAAGAGCTCACCGAGGCACTCCAGTGCATGGTCGAGCCCGGCTCCGTCGCGTACTACCCGGCCTGGGAGACCTTGCCGCACGAGCGGTTGTCGCCCCGATCGGACACGGTCGGCCGGCGCCTCGCCGTACTGCGCAGGCTCGCGCACCCGGATCCTTCGGACGAGACGACCGGGCCGATCAAGATCCTGGTCGCTCCCGTGCGATCCGTGCTCCAGCCGCAGGTCGCCGGGCTCGCGGATCTTCGCCCGGTCCAGCTGCACGTCGGTGACTCGGTCGATCTCGAGGACGTCGTCGAGCGACTGTCCGCCGCGGCGTACAACCGGGTCGACCTGGTCGAGCGGCGCGGCGAGTTCGCCGTCCGCGGCGGCATCATCGACGTCTTCCCGCCCACCGAGGAGCACCCGCTGCGGGTCGACTTCTTCGGCGACGACGTGGAAGAGATCCGGTACTTCGCGGTCGCCGACCAGCGGTCGCTCGAGATCGCCCAGCACGGTCTCTGGGCGCCGCCGTGCCGCGAGCTGCTCCTGACCGACGAGGTCCGCTCGCGCGCCGCAGTACTGGCCAAAGAACACCCTGAGCTGTCCGAGTTGTTCGAGAAGCTCGCCGAAGGGCATGCCGTCGAGGGGATGGAGTCGCTCGCGCCCGTCCTCGTCGACGAGATGGAGTTGCTGGTCGACCTGATGCCGGAAGGCACCCATGTCGTGGTCAGCGACCCCGAGCGGGTCCGGGCCCGGGCGCACGACCTGGTCGCGACCAGCCAGGAGTTCCTGGAGGCGTCCTGGGCGGCCGCTGCCGGCGGTGGCGAGGCGCCGATCGACCTGGGCGCGGCGGCGTACATGTCGCTGGCGGATGTCCGCTCGCACGCCCTGAGCAAGGGCCTGGCGTGGTGGAGCATGTCGCCGTTCGCGGCGGCGCCGGACGACTCGCTGTCGTCGGAGCTGCGCGACTCGATGGGGGAGCGGATCTCCATCGACATCGACACGGACGCCGGTGCGGTCCGCAGCCGCCAGATCGCGGCGCACGAGGTCGACCCGTACCGCGGTGAAACCGCTGCTGCTGTTGAGGATGTGCGCACCTGGTTGCGTGACGGCTGGCGCGTCGTCTGCGTCACCGAAGGCCACGGCCCGGCCCAGCGGCTGGCCGAGGTGTTCTCCGAGGCAGAGCTGCCGGCCCGCACCGTCGAGTCGATCGACGGCATGCCCGAGCCCGGCGTCGTACTGATCTCGCAAGGTGCCCTGGACAAGGGATTCATTGCCGAGGGCATCAAGTTCGCCGTACTGACGGAGAACGACCTGGCCGGCCAGCGGTCGGCGGCCGAAAGGCGTTCGCAGCAACGGATGCCGAGCCGCCGGAAGAAGGCGGTCGACCCGCTCGAGCTGGCTCCTGGCGACTACGTCGTCCACGAGCAGCACGGCGTCGGCCGGTACGTCGAGATGATGCAGCGGACCGTCGGCACCGGCGCGCAGAAGGCCACTCGCGAGTACATCGTGATCGAGTTCGCGCCGAGCAAGCGCGGACAACCCGGCGACCGGCTGTACGTGCCGACCGACCAGCTCGACCAGGTCACCCGGTACGTCGGCGGCGAGCAGCCCTCGCTCGACAAGATGGGCGGCGGCGACTGGGCCAAGCGCAAGGGCCGCGCACGCAAGGCGGTCCGCCAGATCGCCGGCGAGCTGATCAAGCTGTACGCCGCGCGCCAGGCGACCAAGGGGCACGCGTTCGCCAAGGACACTCCCTGGCAGCGTGAGCTCGAGGACGCCTTCCCGTTCGTGGAGACGCCGGACCAGTTGGCGACCATCGACGACGTGAAGCGCGACATGGAGCGTGTCACGCCGATGGACCGGATCGTCTGCGGCGACGTCGGTTACGGCAAGACGGAGATCGCCGTACGGGCGGCCTTCAAGGCGGTGCAGGACGGCAAGCAGGTCGCCGTACTGGTTCCGACCACGTTGCTCGTGCAGCAGCACTACGCGACGTTCGCCGAGCGGTACGCCGCGTTCCCGGTGAATGTGGCGCCGCTGTCGCGGTTCCAGACCGACAAGGAGGCCAAGGCCACCATCGACGGTCTGGCCGATGGTTCGGTCGACGTGGTGATCGGGACGCACCGGCTGTTCAGCGGCGAGGTCGCGTTCAAGGATCTCGGGCTGGTCGTGGTCGACGAGGAGCAGCGGTTCGGCGTCGAGCACAAGGAGCAGCTGAAGCAGTTGCGGACCGCGGTCGACGTACTGACCATGTCCGCGACGCCGATCCCGCGCACCTTGGAGATGTCGATCACCGGCATCCGGGAGATGTCGACGATCGCGACGCCGCCGGAAGAGCGGCACCCGGTGCTGACCTTCGTCGGCGCCTACGAAGAGGGCCAGGTGACCGCAGCGATCCGGCGCGAACTGCTCCGCGAGGGTCAGGTCTTCTTCGTCCACAACCGGGTGAACACGATCGAGAAGGCGGCCGCCCGGATCCGCCAGCTCGTTCCCGAGGCCCGCGTCGCGGTGGCGCACGGTCAGATGCCCGAGCACCAACTGGAGCAGGTCATCCAGGGGTTCTGGGAGAAGCAGGCCGACGTCATCGTCTGTACGACGATCGTCGAGTCCGGCATCGACATCTCGAACGCGAACACGCTGATCGTCGAGCGCTCCGACCTGCTCGGACTCTCCCAGCTGCACCAGCTCCGCGGCCGGGTCGGCCGCGGGCGCGAGCGGGCGTACGCGTACTTCTTCTTCCCGGCCGAGAAGCCGCTCACCGAGACCGCGCACGACCGGCTCGCCACCATCGCCCAGCACGCCGACCTCGGCGCCGGCATGCAGGTCGCGATGAAGGACCTGGAGATCCGCGGCGCCGGGAACCTGCTCGGCGGCGAACAGTCCGGCCACATCGCCGACGTCGGGTTCGACCTGTACGTCCGGCTGGTCGGCGAGGCGGTCGCGGAGTACCGGGGTGACAGCTCCGACGACGAGACCGCGGCCGAGGTCAAGATCGAGCTGCCGATCGACGCCCACCTGCCGCACGACTACGTGCCGTCGCAGCGGCTGCGGCTGGAGATGTACCAGCGGCTGGCCGCAGTACGGGACGCCGACGGGATCGCCGAGCTGGTCGAGGAACTGCACGACCGGTACGGCGACATCCCGCAGCCCGTGCTGAACCTGATCGAGGTGGCGAAGTTCCGCAACCACGCCCGTACGGCGGGGCTGCAGGACGTGACGCTGCAGGGCAATCTGATCCGGTTCGGACCGGTCGACCTGCCCGATTCGAAGGTGCTGCGGCTGAACAGGCTGTACCCGAAGAGTCTGGTCAAGCCGCAACTGCGTACGATCCTGGTGCCACGACCTGCCACCCGGCCGGTCGCCGGTCAGCCGCTCCGCGACCAGGAGCTGCTGCAGTGGTGCACACGACTGATCGACGATGTGATCGCCGAGCCCGTGGGGGCACCGGCCTGA
- a CDS encoding SurA N-terminal domain-containing protein: MSRNLVKVTGALASVVLLLSGCAAGTHPGAAAKVGKTEISVTDVDETSRAVTTALGQPYSAGAALSVLVNSALVNQIAEQRSVTITDAEVADAMKLLPPEGTYDHFAKDPKANSFLRELAESVIGIIKLGGGTGVKDPKVQEAQQAGQGVVKDAAKNIKVDIAPRFGKWTDGALDGQVSGSLSTLSKETKAGQPTPPNQQQPQQDPNADPNADPNADPNQQPQG; this comes from the coding sequence TTGAGCAGAAATCTCGTCAAGGTGACGGGCGCGCTGGCTTCGGTGGTGCTGCTGCTGAGCGGTTGTGCCGCGGGTACCCACCCGGGCGCGGCGGCCAAGGTGGGCAAGACCGAGATCTCGGTGACCGATGTCGACGAGACCTCGCGTGCGGTCACCACCGCGCTCGGCCAGCCCTACTCCGCCGGTGCGGCGCTGAGTGTCCTCGTGAACAGCGCGCTGGTGAACCAGATCGCCGAGCAGCGCTCGGTGACGATCACCGACGCCGAGGTCGCCGACGCGATGAAGTTGCTGCCGCCGGAAGGCACCTACGACCACTTCGCGAAGGACCCGAAGGCGAACTCGTTCCTGCGTGAGCTGGCCGAGTCGGTGATCGGCATCATCAAGCTCGGCGGCGGCACCGGCGTCAAGGACCCGAAGGTGCAGGAGGCCCAGCAGGCCGGCCAGGGCGTCGTCAAGGACGCCGCGAAGAACATCAAGGTCGACATCGCTCCGCGCTTCGGCAAGTGGACCGACGGTGCCCTCGACGGCCAGGTCTCTGGTTCGCTCTCGACGCTGTCGAAGGAAACCAAGGCCGGCCAGCCCACCCCGCCGAACCAGCAGCAGCCGCAACAGGACCCGAACGCGGATCCCAACGCGGACCCGAACGCCGATCCGAACCAGCAGCCGCAGGGCTGA